The following DNA comes from Gopherus flavomarginatus isolate rGopFla2 chromosome 5, rGopFla2.mat.asm, whole genome shotgun sequence.
gtcacagataaggataagggaccacacgattagttacaacttgggtttacaatataatactagaacaaataacacaaacactacaattacaaatagaagctggccctggtatttttctaagtcccagtaattattcaggtcgtcccaggggttagtaaaagtgatattagtactattagtaaccataaatgcagcagctaatcttactaaacacaggtcgtgaggcttgactggccccccttgctttcaaggcttcctggtcaacgggtttcccctagcaggagccttggggcggctgaaaccagtctttgcctcttatctaacagcacagttatacttaacagctaattctacttacacacacaaaccacgaaagtttcattacggccggcaagcagtcaggcttcaggaaacgtgtgagcctggagagagaccttcagggtgatcaggcctggatacggttcgacggaaattcgtgttctctccacccgtccccgggagggggccgacaatatataacgaatttttcgtcataatttatgataagccaattgcggggtcgcgagtggctcatgcccatacaagggaggcaatcgggccccagcatctctacccaggaagcgactgtcgtgggggaacttcccctcctcaggtcggccgaccgcaaggtgctgtttcctgttacaagttctgctttctgagcagctacgtgatcagtggcagttctgggggctgggggaaaattccgttggggggtggaggccggagcacctgttgtctggccctggggcccaacttgggggtctaacactcAATAATGAGCTAGGATTAATACTAATGGATTGTTTCTACATatttttcatcatcatcatcatcatcataacaaATCCCAAAGGAACATGGCCACCTTACAAACTGAGCACCACCTGGATTGCGCCACTGAAGTTTTTGACACCCACATGATCGTTGGCTGTGTAACGACTTTTTGGTACACAACACTTCTGAATTCATTGGTCTTCCATTCTAATATTACGTCCATACCCAGAAAGCCGGTGAAACTGAACCCAGTGCTGATGAAGGCAGTTGCGTGGTTCGGGTTTAAATATCTTCATTTCTTATCTTGTCCTATCTCTTGATATGGGCAGCTGGGGAAGATGACAAGAACCAAAAACATCAGTCCAGGGTTCTTCAGCCCTTCACAGTACCCAGGTTTCCCTTCTGTGCAATAGAGTTGGTATGACTATGTTCTATAGATCCGCAGCTTCGTAGCAAACTTAATGTCACCATGCCCCCACAGAGGCCACTTAAAGGGCCCAAAACATGGCAGCAGATGCTGACACGTGAGTGTCTGCATCTTTTGAGCATACTTTAGCATTATCTATGAAACTGCCAAAATATTTGATACTTGCCACTGTTACcggaaattgggccagctagtaagcttagggaggactaatgacccaccagagtttggcagaaagcagcacatttattattttgatagctaagctcaaaggAAAGGATGGGAGGGTGGTCACACTCACACTCGCCTTcccatgctcccaggacaggcacggcactggagatgtcaggatccttcaaggtaagtgtcccacagcacagcgaTGGATGATGTGACTAAGGTAAGTCTTCCCAAGGCACAATGGAATGCAATGCAGcaaaccactggccaggcagtcTGGGCAAAGGGCCTTAatgggaggtacaagcttgtgagtgcacagCTGAGCACATGGCACCTTCCCctttttaaggacctgctcctcatggcctgcgactagagatgacttggctgcatttagttggtcacactccatctcagccagtgtccagGCATTGGGTGTGTGAGAGCTGCCtgattagagtcccagacaccttgtctatctgggagctcttctgatcttccagctgtttaagcagcccattcatcccacaagcattccaggagggatggggagggggatcaGTGAAGAGACACTTACAGCAGATGCACCTAAGAAACCAGCATGGCTACAATCTGCATCTTCAACAAAATGTTTGTTGAGAGCAAAAGTAAAGGCTGAATGGGTTTGACTTGGAACATTGTCAAGTCATTGTGTAAAAAAGATAAGGAATCCTGGTGGTCAACTCAGGCAGCCAGTTCAGAACAGGCTGCCACTAGGCATGATCTCTCCAGTCCCTAGTCATCTTTGCAGTGTTTGCAAGGAAGATGGAACCAGCTTGATCAGTAAAGAATCAGGATGGCAGCATCAGCCAGAGTCTGCAAGGTCAGTTGCATAAATGGGAAGATCCTCTCAAGATGCTCTTCCATTGTCCATCAACTGCAGTCCCGCTTCCATATGAAGGGGGCAGGAAGTTCCAGAAGAGCCACCTTCCTTCAAAGAAGGAAAGAACAGGATCGCAGTTCATAAGCAGAAGTCTGGGCAAGCACCAGGGGTTTATAACATTACCCCTGAGTTGCTGAAGACAGTTGATGGTATTGTAGTACCATGGTTGCATAGGCTCTTCCAGATTATCTGGCATACTAATATCAACCCTGATGACCGGAAGAAGAAGGGGGTTATTCATCCTCTGTTCAAAAAGAGTGATAAGGCCAAATGTAGCAACTATAGAAGTATGATGCCATTGTCAATCCCAGGGGAAACCTTTGCTTCCATGTTAATGTCCCAAGTCAATGATGCACTTTGAGGCAAAGGCCAGGATACTCAGTGCAGCTTTAGACCAGGTCATTCCACTGTCAATCAGATTTTTACCTTGATACAGCTTTTTCAGAAGATGGATGAATTTAATAGGTTGTATGGAGCACTTTTTGTACACTTCCATCAGGCCTTTGCTTCAGTGCCTTGAGCAAGGTTGTGGGATCTGATGAGTTCATTTGGCATCCCTGGTGTTATACTATTTCCCAGTAACAGTAGCCAAGTCCTTTACGTGGCTATCAGTATCTCTATCACCTGGGAAGTTTAGATCTGAATGTTAAACCCTTCTCCCACTGCCCTCTGAGTTAAAGAACTAAAGAAAGACAGAGAATGTTGTGCTTCGAAAACAGAAAAGATAGTTTAACTGGGATAAttaagaaaaacagagaaaagggaAGAATAAATGCATAAAACCTTAAAATAACAACAATTGTGATTGCCCCAATACTAACCTTTGGCCTAAATAACCTAAATAAAACAAACTTGCACCCTAGAAACTGTACTGTTTCATGTTGGGTGATGGACTGGAATCAGATGTTGATTGTAAGTACCTGCTTCATTTGCAACGGATCGCAGAACTCTGGACCTTCGACTGCCGGATCCAGACTGGCATGGCCAGAGGCAGGAACACAGAGTCTTCGTGGATGACTGGACCCAGGAACCACAACAGCTGGAACCAGGTAAGACTTGATGCTAGAAGCTTTTTTATCATTGGAAGGATCAGGAACTGATGAAGGATGTCCTCGACACTTGTGCAGACCTAACAGGTACTCTGCCACTTCTCTAACGGACAGCATCTGATGTCCATGTGCACAACTCTTATACAGTCTATGAATACGTGAAAATTCTAAGCAGTCAGTTGAGCTAGTTCCATtggtgaccatttattcctggaGTTCTTTCATTAAACAATTGCATTAAGCACCTAATTAACAACAAACACTAATTTACCCATTACAATTATGCATATATTAAAACACAAACATATAAACTGGTAAACCACATTACATGGGGAAGATAGTATCTACTTATCTTTGAATACTTCTAACTGCCAAACATGCAGACTTCTCAGAGGGTGGTCAGGACCAGGGCTTATGATTACAGAATTAGAAAGTATTAAGTAAAAGGATTGTAGTAGACAGATGGAAACACATCACTACTTCCTGCTCTTTTAAGATGAGAAGATGCCTTCATAATGTTAGGATAGATCTGGAACATGAATTTGCAACTTTGTGTCAAAATGCATGGTTGGCACCAAATCCCATTTTAGAGTGTGTAAACACATCCTCTGGTTTTCCTGCCTCTATGGTACACGTTAAGACCAAACAGTTCTGTCTGCAGGCACAAATGGAATTTCACTAGTAGTCTGTGACCTCACAATTGCTTGTCCTCACAAGGGGCCCCATTCTCCACTTACTTACACCAATTATACAATGGTATaataactctgttgacttcaattaCGTTAAAGCCCAATTCAGtacccattgaagtaaatgaaatgacactgattgatttcagtgggtgctgGATCAGAATTTTATTCTCAGtttagatcctgatcctgcaaactggcCTCACAAGGATCTGCTTATGTAAAgcaatttgcaggatcaggaactAACTGGTGTAAGGGGAGAATCAGGTCAAAGGTCTGTTGGATGGCATGTCATGCTCACTTCATGCTCCGCACCCATAGCTCACTGATATTCTAGAGATGGCTGAGAAGTTCACGACCAGTCACAATAAGTAGTTAAAATCTGGCAGCTATTTTGCACAActtctcttttctctcctcttgactcttgtgttatgagacactGACTAATGCTTATTATAGCTAGAGGGGGTACAGCATATTCAAGTTGCTGATGCAGGAATTCCCCTTCCCTTACTGCAAAAAGTGGAACTGCAATGCTGCAGAATTCAAGGGGCCATGTTCAGATTTTCGTTACATTTCATTGCTGAGATAGACTGGTTCTTGGCAAGAATTCAGTTTAGGCTTGTCCTTACTGCAGAGGCTTTTCTGTTCTGAGCAATCTATTTCCCACTAGTCTCTCTAGTGTCTTGTTAGTTAATCtatctctttttaaaagaatCTGTCTAATTATTCTACTacgaaaaaaaagattttttagattgtaagatctttaggGCAGATGAGAGCTGTTTCTTTTTGTGTATTGTGCAACACTAAGTACAGTGTGTGGGTTAAACAAAGAAATAATTAGTAATAGAAATGATAGCTTTTTATTGTGCTTGATGAGTGCAAGGAGTGAGGtaggaaggaagaaaaagaaatatcACTACTGAAACTAATGAGGAGCAACCAGCTATTTAATCCTGCCAATTTAGAACagtgccagaaaaaaaaaacatttaaagcaAACTGAACACACTAAAGTAGTTAGTGGCTGATTGGTTATGTCCTCTCCCTTTGGAATTAAGCTGGTGACAGTTTTACTTCTATTAGCACCAAAGCCCCCCTTGTTGCTTAAATCCTCCACAACTTTAGGCTTTCCAGGTTTGCCTGCCGCTTAGTTCTAGCCTCCTCTGTGTTTGCTACCTCTACTATTTTGATATCATTTATTGCATTTGATCATGATTTAATTTGCAGCAAAGAAACACCTGACAAAAGAAAAGACATGAAGCAGGCAGAAGGAGCTTATGTTTTTGTTCTTAGTTGGCCAAAAAATGCTTCAGGAAATCTTAAAAACCTTGGACAACAGGACCAGGAAGTATCATTAATTGAGCACTGACTGATTCTTCACTTTTGTGATCAGTGGACCACAGTTTGCAGTATGCTGaattaaaagcaaacagaatCAATAATGCCAGGATAGACTGCAATCCTGACAAAGTAAGGGAAATCAAGTTCGGCTCATGGCAGCAACCATAACTTGTCTCCCTTAAATTTATTCAGTATTTTGCATACCTGTGTATATTTTATAGCACATTCAGTGACAGAATTATGCTCATGCTGTAGGTAAcaaactttgaatttcctgactgcattaacatacaaaaaaaattgagaagGGGGTAATTTTCTTGGCTTAAATGGAAAAAAGGCGATTGATAACATGAACAGGAGCAAATGCACAGGAGTATGAGATTCAAAGAAAAGCAAAACACTGACCCTTCTGTGGGCAGAAATCAAATCTTGTCTAGAGAggggaagctgcagcatgtaagCCAACAAGCATTTTAAACCTTTACaactattttaaattaattttttagtaaaaaagcaAAAAGCCAAACAAGACAACATTTTTGTGATAATCCTTCAGCCTTCATAGATGTAGGTGTAGaacagggaggagagggagagtaaGTTCCATCCAGTGTATTCAAGTTAAAtaaattcagagatcaaaattaATTACACTTGCTTTGCTCCATCATTTACACCTATTTTACAAAAACTCTTGACTAATATCTGCCGCCTTTATCTGGGGAATGATCCAGACATTTCTAGAAGTTTTGATAAATTCCAGCACCAAGATCCAAATTCTATTGTTCATCACATTTGcgcattcccactgaaatcaatggagcgcCTCAGGAATAACTAAGGTTACAACTTAACCACATCTGTGAGAGCCAAGCTGATCAAAGAATATGGATATGACAGACAAACAAATAGAGTAAAGAAAAACAGGGTAGATTTAGAGGGAGGGACTACAGCTAGTATTTTGAAATATAGGTATGtattgagctctttaaatcactgctgcagcactgccaccactaccccgatataacggcaTTTTACCTATAacgtggtagggatttttggctccccacgaccacgttatattggggtagaggtgtatatatccTAGTGCTTTTGTCCAGGCTTGCTTGAAATGTGGGCTTTTACCACTTCCCTTGGACAGCCTTATAGGCCACACTGTTAGGACACATGCCATATATGCACAGTGAATATTAACACAGCATGTGCATCTAGCTACAGAGGTGGCAGTATTTAAGAAGTTataaagaacattttttaaaatgcctgtCACATTACAAAAAGGTGCTTCTAGGAAATAAAAAACTGTATGATGTATCTTAACATCTATCGACATCACTCTAGGTTAACTGGACAATGGTTAGGCATATGGTTTGCTGTATCCACTGCTTTTCATGCTGACTAGTATTATCTAATGGTTTCCTTGTTCTCCCCctcatctgtttgttttattcaCCTGTTTGTTCTCTTTGGTCTTACTCTTTGATTGTACGCTCTTCAATACAGGGACGGTTTATTTGTTATATGTTTGTATAGCGGCTAGCATAATGGGGCATtgctgctattgtaatacaaataaataataacaacaacaatacatGACTGAAAGAAAAGCACCAAGCCACAGAAAAAATTAtgtataaattttattaaaaatgtagatACTGTATAAACTGTCATGAACAAAACTGAACATTATCATCCACACTTTTAAAGTTGAATAATAATTCTTACATATAAATAACTATGAAAATGTCATGCACATATAAAAAGCAGAACTAAGCATTTACTTACAGTAGCATCGAATGCAGCTGCATAAagcattttttcttgttttttctccataggCTGTAAATAACCACTATAAGCTACTCTCTAAATTTTGTTAAAACGGCTAAGAAACTCTTGAttttaataactttaaaaaaaaaaagagggacaaAAGAAGAATTCGTTAGTAATAAGTACATTGCTACACCAAATGTTAGTTTCGCTATGTATGTAATTGGCATTCTCAGATCTTTAAtcacacaaaataaaatgaacagtgAATTGTCTTTGAGTTAACATCTTGTATCAAGAGGAACACATTAACTTTTTCTATGAATACAACAGTGGTTCAATATTGAAATAAAATACTTCACGACCCAGGCACTGCTACGTCACAGAACAAGAAATGACTTGTCAGCTTTAGATGTACTCCACAAGTGTAAAGACTATGGATACTCAGGCCTAGTTTACAAAATACTTTTATCTCAGAATTTCCCATCACTGCTTCCACTCGGAACAATTTAACTATCTTGCAGTAACTTTAAAAACCAGCTAATACAGTTGATGCTGTGGGTAATTCTGTCCCAGAAAATGTAACCTGGACCACAAAAGCAGAACAATGCTTTATGCTTAAAATATATCCATTCCCTGATTCTTTTGCAAATATTCACTGTCTTGTGCTGTAgagagaagttttaaaaaaagacatatAAAAGCTATTGTGCTTAACTCAGCGGCACATAGACAATGTAAAATTGGAACAGTACAAAGATATTCTAGTTATAAAGGCTATATATCATATaatattgacattttaaaaggtttaaaaagTATAAAATTAGAAAACGTGCATAGGACACAGATTGTTTCATAGGCTTTGTCAACACTAGAAAAGTGTAGCTTTTGCCAGTGTAGCTATACCACCAAACCCTCCTAGTGTAGCCGCAGTTTATGCTGGCATAAAAGTGTTTTTGCCAGTAGAATGTATACAGGTTATTGAGTGAAATAATCTACACCAGCAGAAGTATTTTTATGCCGATACAACTGCTTACACTAGAGCTTCTGCCAGTATAAAAATGATGCACAACATTATTCTATCAGCATAAGAGTCTAGCATAGACCAACCCGCAAACAGAAAAAGTTCACTGTCTGCAAAATTCACTAGTAATATTTGGAAGAGGATAGGCAAACAATGAGAAATCCAGAATGTATTTTGGTAACAGTTCTTTTATAAGCCCATGTTTTGTGTTACACAGATAGTAATGTAGAGTTTCCCGAGTCACAGGCTTATACCATGATTGTCGTTCTGGGAAACGGATAAAAGAAGGTGCTTGAATATGTTCAAGAATGTAATTTGCATCCACAGTCAGTCTTTCATATGATCCAATGAAATCGTACCTCACCGCACAGGGTTGGCATAGGTTGTAGATGGGCATCCAGTGTTCATTCATTCTCTCTGCCTCTTCATCTAACAGGTATAGGAGAAACTCAGAAAAAGTGACATCATCTCCTGCAGATTTTCTGGTGCTTTTTCGGTATCTTTTTACTATTTCCACACCATACTTTAACTGGTACTCTTTGATCTCTCCAAATTTATTCCTATAAGCTGATAAAAGTCTCTCCATCGGGTCTCGAACAAATATAAATTTGTAGTAGTGCTTTAACCGGTAGCTGATCTCATCTGGCTTCATGTCGCCAAGAAAAACCAAGTCACTCTTGTGGTCCATTTTGAGCTTGACATTCACATTCTCCAGCGCTCCATCCAGAACTTTCAGTATACGTTTCCAGTTGGAGCAGGCGACTTTGGGGACGTAGCAATATAAGAAACGATATTTATCACTGACCAGGATGTGTTTGAGCACTGTTTTCCTCTGACCTCCTGAAAGCTCCCAGATGCTGTGAGGCATATTCTTTTGCCCACACATGGTGCGGATTGTCCGGTTACGAACATCTTGTAGCACCTGGTAATCCATGTCCTCGGGGTCCACTGCCCTGGTGTCACCGCTGCTCCTCCAAGCGTGGTCTCCATGTGGGGGATGGAGTGGTGGTGGCTTCACCTCTGCCAAAATGCCCCTCTCAATCATGAGCAGCAGGCCACTGGAAGCCACAATCACCCCAAACATGAGCATGGAGGGCAACAGCATGGTGCCACTGCCGCCCCGCATCCTGGCAGGCACCGCGACCCGGCGCACAGAGTGGGCACCCATCTCTGCACCCCGCACTGCCACCGGAGCCAGGGGGTGCGGGAACATGGCCCAGGCACTGGCTTGATGTCAGGGCCAAACAGCAGGTGAAGCCAGCCCCTACCCAAGGGGGgacggggtggggcagggctgtctcCTGCTGGATGGAGGCAGCCCCTTTCCCCTAGGGCCCAGGATCTCTctgccaggtgctgctgcaggccccTCACCCAGGCCGGGCAGCGGGACTCTGCATGGCAGCAGGGGGCTCCCTAGCGGCTGCCCCCCATGCTGGGCTCGCGGCGCGCCAGCCGGGCAGCACAGCGCGCGAGAGGAGGCCGGGCCGCCGGGGAGTGCGGCGGGCTGGGCCCCTCCGGGCCCGGCGGAGTTCAGCGGCAGCGAGGGCCCGGATGTCCCGGGAGCGAGTGAGAGGGACACGGGGGGAGGCCGGCAGTGACGGGAGAGCGGCGGGCGGCTCCGCCCAGCGGCTCGGGCTTGGGGGCGGTGCGCTCAGCTCTGAGGCGCCGAGGGGCGCCGCCAGCCCCGCCgtgaggagggaggcaggggcGTCGGCTGCCGAGTTGGGGCAGCCCCGCCTGCTACGCAAAGGGCGCGTGGGCTGACTGAGCCTGAGGGGCACTGATCGGCGGGCTCTGTGCCCACAGGGGCATTGCATGGGAGGGACACGGGCACTACATGGGGGAGCTTTGTGCACATGGGCACTGCACAAACctagggaagtgggggctgtTTGCACACGGGGGCATTGCACCGGGAAGCTGTGTGCAAACAAGGTACTGCACCAGTGGTTTCCCTaggaattgaaattgggggggggggggtgtcaggaccaatgacatatataaaagagatatcaataaagtaaatgttttgttaggattatgcaaatttaacataagaataattcaagttacaccaaaacacataaccggtctagatttctaaaaaatatatacattaaaaaaaaagtatttaatttaaactgactGTTGAAAAGTAAGCCCtcatggggtaagaggaaagtcctctcatggattagtaactggttaaaagatgggaaacaaagggtaggaataaattatcagttatCAGAATGGAgcgataaatagtggtatccctgaggggtcggtactgggactattactgttcaatatactcataaatgatctggaaaaatgggtaaacagtgaggtggcaaaatttgcagctgatacaaaactattcaagatcgttaagtcctaggcagact
Coding sequences within:
- the CHST14 gene encoding carbohydrate sulfotransferase 14; the encoded protein is MFPHPLAPVAVRGAEMGAHSVRRVAVPARMRGGSGTMLLPSMLMFGVIVASSGLLLMIERGILAEVKPPPLHPPHGDHAWRSSGDTRAVDPEDMDYQVLQDVRNRTIRTMCGQKNMPHSIWELSGGQRKTVLKHILVSDKYRFLYCYVPKVACSNWKRILKVLDGALENVNVKLKMDHKSDLVFLGDMKPDEISYRLKHYYKFIFVRDPMERLLSAYRNKFGEIKEYQLKYGVEIVKRYRKSTRKSAGDDVTFSEFLLYLLDEEAERMNEHWMPIYNLCQPCAVRYDFIGSYERLTVDANYILEHIQAPSFIRFPERQSWYKPVTRETLHYYLCNTKHGLIKELLPKYILDFSLFAYPLPNITSEFCRQ